Proteins encoded within one genomic window of Nonomuraea gerenzanensis:
- the mltG gene encoding endolytic transglycosylase MltG has protein sequence MTGGPEDENDVGDVIPFRQGEGQDEPPRPEQQPEAAAGQAVPEADVIALPAPRRRAVRKVGLLSAGLLAGALALGGGAIAVLKPYLSPADFDGPGNGAVTVRIAPGSSAEAIGSALAEAGVVASARSFVNVTEDRAVSERLRPGHYRLRKGMAAGAALDLLLSPAARIVRRVTVPEGLRVPEVLDRLVKQAGLSLQALKSVDQALVGLPEYAKGLEGFLFPATYEIEPGDTPVDVLAAMAERFAAAARHVGLEEQAAQVRLSPLQVVTVASMIQAEGGTDADYPKISRVIYNRLAGDMPLEIDSTVLYAQNRRTLKVTERDTKVNSPYNTYRHKGLPPGPIANPGEKALMAALNPAEGDWRWFVTTDPAHRITKFTSKESEFVRYREELNKNLGAS, from the coding sequence GTGACCGGGGGTCCTGAGGACGAGAACGACGTCGGCGACGTGATCCCGTTCCGGCAGGGGGAGGGGCAGGACGAGCCGCCCCGCCCGGAGCAGCAGCCGGAGGCGGCGGCCGGGCAGGCCGTCCCCGAGGCGGACGTCATCGCGCTGCCCGCGCCGCGCCGCCGGGCCGTGCGCAAGGTGGGCCTGCTCTCTGCGGGCCTGCTGGCCGGGGCGCTGGCCCTGGGCGGGGGCGCCATCGCGGTGCTCAAGCCGTACCTGAGCCCCGCCGACTTCGACGGGCCGGGCAACGGCGCGGTGACCGTGCGGATCGCGCCCGGCTCCAGCGCGGAGGCGATCGGCTCCGCGCTGGCCGAGGCCGGCGTGGTGGCCAGCGCGCGCTCGTTCGTGAACGTGACCGAGGACCGCGCGGTCAGCGAGCGGCTGCGGCCCGGCCACTACCGCCTGCGCAAGGGCATGGCCGCGGGTGCGGCGCTGGACCTGCTGCTCTCCCCGGCCGCGCGGATCGTGCGGCGGGTGACCGTGCCCGAGGGCCTGCGGGTGCCGGAGGTGCTGGACCGCCTGGTCAAGCAGGCCGGGCTGTCGCTCCAGGCGCTGAAGAGCGTGGACCAGGCCCTGGTCGGCCTGCCCGAGTACGCCAAGGGCCTGGAGGGGTTCCTGTTCCCGGCCACGTACGAGATCGAGCCCGGCGACACGCCTGTGGACGTGCTGGCGGCCATGGCCGAGCGCTTCGCCGCAGCCGCGCGGCACGTGGGCCTGGAGGAGCAGGCCGCGCAGGTGAGGCTGTCGCCGCTGCAGGTCGTCACGGTGGCCAGCATGATCCAGGCCGAGGGCGGCACGGACGCCGACTATCCCAAGATCTCCCGGGTGATCTACAACCGCCTGGCGGGGGACATGCCGCTGGAGATCGACAGCACGGTCCTGTACGCGCAGAACCGCAGGACCCTGAAGGTCACGGAGCGTGACACCAAGGTGAACTCCCCATACAACACCTATCGCCACAAAGGACTCCCACCCGGGCCCATCGCCAATCCTGGCGAGAAGGCGCTGATGGCGGCCCTGAACCCTGCCGAGGGTGATTGGCGGTGGTTTGTAACGACGGATCCAGCGCATAGAATCACCAAATTCACCAGCAAAGAGAGCGAGTTCGTGAGATACCGGGAAGAGTTGAACAAGAACCTCGGGGCTAGCTGA
- the ruvX gene encoding Holliday junction resolvase RuvX, whose translation MRFGSRIGVDVGSVRVGVARSDPSGMLATPVETVRRGKGDLDRIAAIVAEHEAIEVVVGLPTSLSGREGQAAGLAREFAAKLAAKLAPTPVRLFDERLTTVAAQQGLRASGVRAKKQRGVVDQAAAVVLLQDALDSERATERPPGRPVEPPSAADGPAS comes from the coding sequence ATGAGGTTCGGTTCACGGATCGGCGTGGACGTCGGCTCCGTACGTGTCGGCGTGGCCCGCAGCGACCCCAGCGGGATGCTGGCCACGCCGGTCGAGACGGTCAGGCGGGGCAAGGGCGACCTCGACCGCATCGCGGCGATCGTCGCCGAGCACGAGGCGATCGAGGTCGTCGTGGGGCTGCCCACCTCGCTGTCGGGGCGTGAGGGCCAGGCCGCGGGGCTGGCGCGCGAGTTCGCCGCCAAGCTGGCGGCCAAGCTGGCGCCCACGCCCGTGCGGCTGTTCGACGAGCGGCTGACGACCGTCGCGGCGCAGCAGGGGCTGCGGGCCAGCGGCGTGCGCGCCAAGAAGCAGCGGGGCGTCGTCGACCAGGCGGCGGCCGTCGTGCTGCTGCAGGACGCGCTCGACTCCGAGCGCGCGACGGAAAGACCACCAGGCAGGCCCGTCGAACCGCCATCGGCGGCCGACGGACCTGCCTCATGA